In Desulfonatronospira thiodismutans ASO3-1, the sequence CCTGTCATCAAAACGCCTTTGACGCATTCGGGGCGGTCCCCAGAAAAATCATGGTGGACAACCTGAAATGTGCAGTGCTCAAGCACCCCTATGGCCAAAAACCGGTTCTAAATCCCAAATATCTTGACTTTGCAAAGCACTGGGGTTTTGAGATCAGTGCCTGCGGAGTCAGAAAGCCCCATGAAAAAGGCCGGGTGGAGAATGCCATAGGTTATGTCAAAAAGAACTTGCTGGCCGGCCTTGAACTGCCGGATTACCGGGCCATCAACCATTACGCCCGCCACTGGTGCAGGGCAACAGCCAATGTGCGTATCCATGCCCAGACCGGCAAGAAGCCGGTGGACATGCTTGAAGAAGAAAGAGAGCACCTTTTGCCCCTGCCTGTTAACACCTATGATATCGGAGTCTTAACCCAGGTCCGGGCCTCGTCGCAGTTCCGGATCACCCTGGAGTCCAACCGCTATTCCGTGCCAGCCAGGTACGCAGGCAAACGCCTGACCTTGAAGACTTATCCTGATCGCTTATGCATCTATGACGGCAACAATCTTGTGGCCAGGCATGTCCGCAGCTTTGATAAAAAAAGGGACATTGAAGACCCCGATCATGTCCAGGAGTTTATTGTCCAGCGCCGGGCAGCCAGGGATCAGCAATTGTTTTCCCGGTTCCTGGCTTTGTCCCCAAGAGCAAAGGATTACTTTTTTGAGTTGGAGAAAAAGCACTTGAACATCAAACACCATGTCCAGAAGATTGTAGCCTTAAGCGAAATCTATGGCTCTGAAGCCGTGTCCAGGGCCATGGACGACGCATTCACCTACAGTGCCTTCTCCTGTGAGTATGTAGCCAACATCCTGGAGCAAAGAGCCAGGACCATGCCCGCACCAGGAGCCCTGCATCTGACCAGGCGAGAGGATCTGCTGGATATTGAAGTCAAAGACCCTGATCTAAGCATTTACGACAAACCCAAGGAGAAAAACCCATGACCAACAAACACCAAAGTGAGGTGCACAGGCTGGAAGAAAATCTCCAGCTGCTCAAGCTAACCTGTATAAAAGAGCAGTACAGGCCGGCGGCTGACAAGGCTGCCAGGCAGAACTGGGATCATCTGGGCTATCTGGCCAGGCTGGTCCAGGCAGAAGCAGATGCCAGGCATGATCGCTCCATCCAACGCCGTATCAGGATGGCCCGTTTCCCAGGCATAAAAACCATGGAGAACTTCGACTGGACATGGCCGACCAAGATCAACCGCCCGGCCATCCAAAACCTCTTTCGCCTTGGATTTATGAAGGACAAGGCCAACATAATAATCCTCGGAGGAGTAGGCCTGGGCAAATCACACATAGCCACAGCCCTGGGTTACAGTGCATGCCTGGAAAAGCATTCGGTGCTGTTTGCCACCACCATAGATGTCATAAACACCCTCTCGGCCGCACAGGCTGCACACAAGCTCAAAACAGAGCTCAAGAAATATGTAAGTCCTGAACTGCTCATTCTGGATGAGCTTGGCTACCTGCCCATAGACAAGCAAGGTGCAGACCTGCTCTTCCAGGTCATAAGCCAGCGCTACGAACAAAAATCAACCATCCTGACCACCAACAGAGCCTTCAAGAAATGGCCCGAGGTGTTCAACAACGACAGCACCCTGACCTCAGCCATGTTGGACAGACTTCTGCACCATGCCGAAACTATCCTCATTGAAGGCAAAAGCTATCGGATGAAAGACCAGGTTCAGGAACAATAGCTCCGCATAGGCAACCGCCGGCATCAACCTTTATGTCTGGAGCTGGCGGTTGCTCCAAAACAACATTTTTAAACCGGCGTTTTATGGCATCTTCAAGCCGGCGCTAACACACATGGGTAAAATGGTTGTTTGAAGCCAAAAAAAGGTATGGGCTACAGGTATTGAACTATACGGTTACCTCGAATCATATTCACTTGCTGGTACACGGACATGAAGACAAAGATGCTATACCCAGATCGCTACAATTGATAGCTGGCAGGACAGGCCAGGAATACAATCAAAGGAAGAAGCGTAAGGGGGCTTTCTGGGAAGACAGGTATCACGCTACAGCAGTGGATGTTGATGAACACCTTGTTCGATGTCTGGTCTATATAGACTTGAATATGGTCAGGTCCAGAGTGGTTAAGCATCCCAATGAGTGGAGTCACGGGGGATACCCTGAAATAGTCGAGCCACAACAAAGATACCGGATTATCAATAGGGATCTCTTGCAAAAACTTCTGGATATCGATGATGGTTTATCAGGGATTTACTCTGGGTGGGTTCAGACAGCATTGGATGAGAGAACTCCAAGGCAAGCCGACTGGACTGAAGGTGTTGCAGTGGGCTGCAAAGATTTTGTCGAAAAGGTCAAGGAAATGCTTTGCGGCAGAGCTTGCGGCCGCAGGGTCCATGAAGTAGGCAAGTCAGGGATGTACGCACTGAAAGAACCTGTATCGGCTTACAATGATGTTTTTGAGGGTAAAATGGGGCTTCTAAGCTCCGAAAATAGGCTATTTTGGGATATTTATCCTGATATTTAAGGATGATGGTTAGGTCCGACCCCAAAGAACGATCGAAGTTATCAAAGAACTCTGCCGGGGGCCGGGCATAACCGAATTCATCCGCCGCGCAGTTCGCGCAACGAATGATCGAGCGCTCAAAGTAACTCGAAAAGTATTTTGTTCTCGCGTCCATATCGCTTCTCGTGGCGCTCTAACGACAAGCTAACCAGCCGGCCTTGCCGGTCTGGTTGAGCGCCTGGTCCGCTGTGGTCAGGCTACTTTTAGATGAAGATTTTTCCCTACTGCTTGAGCATAATTCACTAAAGTTGAAAGCCGGATATCCTCAGCATGATTTTCAATTCTAGAAATAGCTGATTTTTTGGTATTTAATATAGAGGCAACCTGTTCTTGAGTGAGTCCTGCTTCAAGACGTGCCTGCTTCAAGAGGACACCAATCTTAAATTGCTCATATCCTTTATCAAAGTTCTCTCCAAAACTGGGGCTTTTCTTTTTTCTTTTCTCAATATATTTATCTAAATCATCCATTAGCCTTCCCCCTCCTGCTAAAATATTCTTTCTTACGCTTTTCTGCTAATTCAATTTCCTTTTTAGGCGTTTTTTGGCTTTTCTTTTGGAATGAGTTTGTCAAAATTATCAATTATCAACTCGTTTCCAAAGAAGAAGCCAAGCAAACGAAAAGTGTTTTTTCCAACATCAATACGAACTTCCCAGATATCATCCGTATTTACCAGTTTTTTAAAATACTTAGATGGAACACGGTCAATTTCTTGGATTAATTTCAATACCCAGGTCACTTTCATAACTTGCGCATCTGTCAGGTTATCCAGATGATCTTCAACTGGGCAATTCCCAGACACTGAACGATAGAATTCAATGCTTTTCATTAATTTAAAGTACACATATATGTTAACATTGTCAAGGAGATTTATTGTTTTGTAGGCAGCGAACGAAAAGCTCACTCTTACATCTATGTTTTTGGCCCAAAAAAAGGCATCCTAAGGCAATTTTTAAGGCCTTATAGAGGACTTTTACTCAATTAGTTCAATGACTTGGTTAGGTCCGACCCCCATAGAAACCAATAGACCATAGCATGGTCCGCGTCAGGGATGCATAATTCAACCCTGAAACGCAACTTATTTCGTGCACCAAGTCACCTATTTTCTAATTGTCGTTGCGGGCTTGAATAACTTATTGCTCTGGGGACTGTCCCGGGATTACAAGTATGGAAGCAAGGGCATATGGGGGTATGATATTCAGAATATCTTCACCCCACACATGTGGGGCGCGGTTCGTTTAAGTTCACTGGCGGTGACTACTGCTGTTTTTTCAGCTCGCTCACGGTAACCGGCTTGAGTCCTCGAAGCTCCAGGCCAGCGATGATCCGGGGCAAAGCCTCGGCTGTCGGCAGATCAGGATTGTTCATGTGCAGGATTACAATGCTTCCCGGTCTGACGGAATCAATTACATAATCAGCTATTTCCTTCGGGGATGCATTTTCATCAGCGTCTCCGCTGGCGATATCATACTGAACCGTCAGCATACCCAGCTCGCCGGCAATATCCACCACATCGTTGTTTTTTTTGACATAGGGGGGGCGAAACAGTCTCGGCATCTCTCCGGTAAGCTTTCTGGCTATTAGCTGGGTATAGCCAAGCTCCTGCCTGATTACAGAGGGATCGTGCCGGGTAAGATCAGGGTGGGAGTAAGAGTGGTTGCCAAGCTCAAACAGATTATTATCATGCAGAGCCTCTGTCTCCTGCGAATAGTTGAGCATCCATAGTCCCCCCAGAAAAAGGGTGGCTGGAGTTTCTGTCTTTTTAAGTATTTTGATGACATCCGGATCGTAGCCCGTTTTCTGCCAGGTACTGCAGGCATCGAAGGTTAAAGCCACTTTTGACAGGTCGCTCTCAATTCTCTTTAGTACTTCCGGGCTTTTCTGCTCAATTTCCGGTGAAACTTCTGGAGCCATATCCGGATGTGCTCTTTTGAATCCATCCAGCACATCTTCCGGCATTTCTTCTGTCCAGGCCGGCAGGGCAGTCAGCAGCAAGACAGCCAGGCAGATGATGATGCAGAAAATAAGTCTGCTCAAGTTTGTCATATTCCATGTCCTGATGTGACTGCAAAAATTCATTTTTGCAGTCACAGATGTCAGAGCTCAGACGTCAGAGGTCCCCAGTGAAATCCCCCAGTTAAACAAAAGAGGGTTTAACCGGGTAAACTTCGGGAACTCCAAGGAGTTATTTCACGGGGCAGGCAGTAAAAACAAAGATTTATATCACGCGAAGACGCGTGATTGATTTCTGAATTATTGATTTCTCGACTTTTTGCAGATTCATCTGTCCTGAGAAGATTTAACTGCAAACAGTCAAGGCGGGGACTTGAACTAAATATAGCCTGACCAGACCAGTTCTAATTGTCAAGCGGTTTGTTGCCATGAGGTTCTTCACATTATGTTTGTTCGGGTCGGACCGAGCAAATATATTATAAATATATAAAATGATCTCGTTTTTTGCTTGCTTTTAAGTCTTATAACCGCCATATTTATGTGGTAAAAGCAGTGCTAAACTTCTATTCTCGAGGCGACAACTATTTTGACACATGGGACCCGCTTTGGATGGTTTAAATGAAATAATTGGTGGTTAACCAGTCACTGTTGCGGACTCGCTTCACTCGCCGCAAAGCTCCAACGTTCGGCTATAAAGGATTGACTTAGCATGAATACCGTGTTACCGTGATTTCATGATACGATCATTTAAAGATCAGGGTACAGAAGATATTTTCGATGGGAAAAACAGCAAGGCTGCCCGAAAATTATGCCCGCAACATCTTTGGATTTTAGCTGCGAGAAAACTGGAGCAGGTTGACTCCGCAACAAACCTTGACGACTTAAAAGTTCCGCCGGGAAATCGCCTGGAAGCCCTGTCAGGGGATCGTTATGGGCAGTACAGCATTCGAATCAATGATCAGTATCGGGTATGTTTTAAATGGGATAATGGCAATGCAGATAATGTTGAAATAGTCGATTATCATTGAAAGTTCAGGAGAATATCATGATCAGAATTCCGAAATACAGGGAGCCGACGCACCCGGGACAAATGTTGATGGAGGATTTTTTGGCTCCACTGTCAATAACGCAACGAGATTTGTCTAAGGCGATTCATGTTCCTTACCAGCGAATTAACGAGATTGTAAATGGGCGGCGCGGTATTACACCCAGTACAGCATTACGCCTGGCAAAATTTTTTGATATGTCAGAGGATTTTTGGATGAATATGCAGCTTCGTTGGGACCTGTATCGTGCTAAAAAATCAGAAGAAAGAGAATTGCGTATGATAAAGCCCTATACGTCTTCTGAACACACAGCCCATATGTAAAAAAGGCTGCCGTACCATTCAGCCCGGGTGACAGCCAGGGCAGGTGGAATTTTGACAAATCGAGGGGGAAACTGAATTTCAAACAACTATTGCCAAGCCAGCGGGGGCACCAGCAGATATTCATGGTTTTCAGTGGTCAAGCGGGCGATTCTGCTACATAGATAACATCTTCCCTGGAAACGCGGTGATAACCTGGGAAAACGTGCTCTGAAGCCATATCTTTATTTTCTGCCTCAATTTTGATTCAAACCTGCTCTTATGTCTTGAAATGTTTGTAAATCCGGGCTATTGATCTACTCAAAATTCCATTCATGGGTTATTATCGCCCTGCCGGCCAGGGTTTTTCAGCTATTGCTGCCCGAGTGTCCGGTTTTCTGCACTTTTCCTGGCCTGCCCTGCTGAAACCTCAAGGGGTTTCAAAGGTTCAGAGGGCTTTTGGCCTCTTTCCGAGTATTGCTCTTAGCAGTCCCATTACGTGTTATTGCTGGCTTGGGTCGAATTTTTGATCATTGACTGAGCTTGTTCTCATATCTCAACAGGTGAGGTAAGCGTCCATTTAACCCCATCTTTTTTTCTCCGCCTGATGTGCTAATGGTCTCCCAAATACCAAGGAGGGACCGTTATGCAAACCAAGTCACAGAAGTACACGCCTGAGGAGCGGGCCGGGTTCTGGTCCGCGCATATCAACAAGTGGAGGCAGGGCAGCCTGACCAAGGCCGAATACTGCCGCAGGGCAGAACTGTCCAAGCATGCCTTCTATTACTGGTGCAAAAAGCTTGGGCACACCTATTCCAGGAAAACCCTGGAGGAAAATGCCGTCGTGCCGGTGCCCCTGAAGGTTGTCCAGGAGAAAACCCATACGCCTCTGCGTCTGATGGTCAATAGCTACCAGGTGGATATCCCGGGTGATTTCCAGCAGGAAGTACTGGCCAAGCTGGTCCGTACTCTGGAGGAGATCACGTGATCGCGGTTAGTCAGGCCAGGGTGTATCTGGTCACCGGACATACCGACATGCGCAAGGCTATAGACGGGTTATCCATCATGGTCCAGGCTCAGCTGGAGCATGACCCCTTTTCCGGGCATCTGTTTGTCTTCTGCAACAGGCAGCGGACCATCATCAAGATCCTGTACTGGGACACAAGCGGTTTTTGCTTGTGGCAAAAGCGCCTGGAGAAGCAAAGCTTCAAGTGGCCTGCATCAAAGCAGGAAGTTATGGAGCTTGATGCGAGGCAGCTTGTCTGGCTTTTAGACGGTCTGGACCCTGTGCAGGTCAGGGGGCACAAAGAGTTAAAATTTTCCACATTATTTTAGATTTTTTTGCAAAAAAAGCTTGCAATTCCAAATGTTTGTGTGTATATGAATACTCAGTTATGGACATCAACAACTTGCCAGATGATAAAGATGCGCTCAAAGATATCGTTGCTGACTACCACCAGCAACTTATCTACCTGCAGGAGAAACTGAACTTCCTGCAAAAAGCCATCTATGGGTCCAAATCCGATAAAAAACCCAAATGCGGCTCTAAAGAGACCTGGCCCATGATGCCTGGCCTTGTTGAGATGGAAACCGAGGTGGAAACGCCCCAGGAAAAAACCATCACCATACCTGAACATTCCCGTAAGAAACGTGGCCGCAAGCCCATCCCCAAGGATCTTCCCAGAAAGGATATAATCCATGACCTCTCTGGGGAGGAAAAGATATGCCCCTGCGGAGTCGAGCTAAGCCCGATAGGTCAGGAAGTAAGCGAAAAACTGGATTATATCCCTGCCAGGCTGATTGTTAATCGCTACATCCGTCTCAAATACGCCTGCAAAAACTGCGAGGGAGCCGAAGATGATCAGGGTGCAGTCAAAATAGCTCCCATGCCGGAACAGCTGATCCCCCAGGGCATAGTGACTCCAGGTCTTATGGCTCATATCATCACAGCCAAGTTTGTGGACGGCCTACCCTTTTATCGCCAGTGCAAGCAGCTTTTAAGGCTGGGCATTGATATCTCCCGTTCCACCATGGTCTCCTGGGCCATGCATGCGGCCAGGGTCTGCGAGCCTTTCCTGGATCTGTTCAAAAAGGAGATCATGCTCGGATTCCAGGTGGGCATAGACGAGACCCCGGTACAGGTACTTGATGAACCGGGCCGGTCCAACACTTCCAAGTCATATATGTGGGTTTTCCTTGGCGGCCATCCTGAAAATCCCACTGTCCTTTATGATTATCATCCCACGCGAAGCGGTCTGGCCCTGGATTTCCTCCAGGACTATCAAGGTTATATTCAAAGTGACGGCTATGCAGTCTACAACGACCTGGGCGACAAGCCGGGCATATTCCATGTAGGATGCCTGGCCCATGTCCGGCGCAAGTTTATGGATGTGGTCAAACTCTCCAAGAAACAAAAGCACAAGGGCGGAACCGCCCAGGAAATCCTGAACCTTATCGCCAAGCTATATATCCTGGAACAGTCCTTTGAAACCAGAAAGCTAAAGCCCGACCGGATACAGGAAGAACGTCAGGAAAAAAGTATACCCATACTAAACCAGATAAAAACTCTGCTGGACGAAAGAAGTAAAACCACCCCGGACAAAAGCAAACTGGGCACGGCCATAAATTATGCCCTGAACCAGTGGGACAGAGTGGTGCGCTATACACTGGATGGCCGGCTGCGGCCTGACAATAATCTGGTGGAAAACGCCATCAGACCCTTCGCCCTGGGACGCAAGAACTGGCTTTTTGCCGGACATCCCAATGGAGCCAAGGCAGGCGCTATGTACTTCTCCCTGGTGGAGACAGCCAAAAAGAACGGCCTGGAGCCTTACGCATACTTACGCCACCTGTTTGAAAACTTGCCCCTGGCCAAGACCGAGCAGGATCTGAAGGCCCTTATGCCTCAGTACATAGATCCGGAAGTCCTGCCTTCCCCCACTGCCTGCTGATCCCAACCATCATACCCCTGGCCTGCTGCATATCCAGTGGGCCAGGGAATACTACCAACGATACCCGCCCATGGATAGGTGTACCCGTTTGGACGCTTACGCTTGTTCTCATATCTCAACAGGTGAGTGGACGGGTGATCACTGGTTAGATTTCACAAGACCTGGCCACCCAGATTCTTACATTGGCTCGGGATCTACCCCAAAACAGAATGGGAAGAACACTATGGCTAACTTTGATGATTACATTGTTTTTGTGGATGAAAGTGGCGATCACAGACTTGAATCAGTAGATTCAAATTACCTAAGGGCAATGTAAACGGCTGGGGACTAAAAGTGTTCCCATAAAAAGCGAAAGGCCCTGGTATTCACCAAGGCCAGACGCCGACCGGGCATTCCCAGTCCATTTTCATAAACAAAATCTATATCTTGTATAAGGGGCTGTCAACATTTGTTGCCAACTAACTCAAGACTAATGCCTGTGCCCTGAACCAGACCCAAAACTACAAGTTTTTCCTTGTAATCCACTTGAAATAATGGTTACTTGACCGAAATTTGATAAGACGAGACTTTTAAAGGGCTTTTCTGATAATAACCAGGGAGCAGGGTGGATAAGATTCCATTGGTTATAACTGGGATGTTTTTGATCATAGAGAGATTGCAAATTGAACGGTAATGATTTTAAATGTTTACATATAGATCCATACATTCTTGATGGTAAAAGTTGTCTGTAAGACCCAAAAATTGGGTTTTTTTGAGATGAAATATAATGATAACAGCATGTTGCTGGTCTCAGAGACCTGGCTCACAGAGACCTGGCTCAGAGAACTGAAGGCTGATCTGATCATCCTTCTGGCCGATCACGGCTATCCCCCGGTGGACAGGGATGAAGTGTACAAGGAGATCTTTGAGCAGGCCGAGAACTTCAAGAAGTATTAAAGCAGGGTCAGGGGTTGAGCTGTGCTTATAAAATTTGAATCGCTTACAGCGGAATAAAGGAGTTGCTTCTGACAGAATCTGAAACCTTGATTCCCAAGCACGGCGGCTACCGGAAGCTCAAGAGCTTTCAACTGGCCCAGCTTGTATATGATCTGACCGTGCGTTTCTGTGGGCGGTATATAGATAAGCGCAGCCGCACTCATGATCAGATGGTTCAGGCCGCCCGCAGCGGGGTGCAGAACATCGCGGAAGGATCAGAAGTTTCTGCCACATCCAAGAAAATGGAGCTGAAGCTTACCCAGGTAGCCCGGGCCAGTCTTGAAGAACTGAAGCTGGACTACGAGGACTTCCTGCGTCAGCATGACCTGCCTTGCTGGGACCGAAATCACCCCCTGCGTCAAGATCTGGTTGATGCACAATGCCGAAGCGTTGATGACGTGGCCGAGTGGGTGATGAATGCGGCTAAAAAAATAGCCTGGGAGAGAGGACACAGTGAACAAAGTAGACTTGGGGAATCAGACAAGGATATTGAGTCTTCTACGTTTACTGCGTCCTCTTTTTATCCTGAAATCTCGGCCAATGCAGCTCTGACACTGGCCACTGTAGCCGGTTATCTCCTGGACCGGCAGATCCAGGCCCTGGCTGAGTCCTTTGAAAAAGAAGGCGGGTTTACAGAACGACTGTACAGTGTGCGTACCGCCAGAAGACGAAAATAAATCTATGAATTCGAGAACAAAGCTATATACAAGGCTCTTCAGGACTGGTGCAGAGAGAACGACATCCAACTGGCGGATTAATCGATGGCTGCATGGCCGCAAATTGATTTTGTCGACGACCGAGAAGGATGTCTGTTCACAGCAACGGTTTACCGAAAACAGGTTTGCTCGGGTCGATTTGCTCGGGTCGAACCCAGCCAATATATTGAAAATATTTAAAAAGAGCTCGATTTTTGCTTGATTTTGACTCTTAGAACCGCCATTTTGATATGGAAAAAGTAGTTCTAAAGTTCAATTCTCCAGGGCAACAACTATCCTGACACATGGGGCGGTCCGTGTCATGGTGTTTGTCGACCGGGTGGAAATCGTCAGCCCCGGCCACCTGCCGGACAGCCTGAGTCCGGAGGATATCCGCCAGGGCAAGACCATCCGCCGCAACCCCACACTCACCGAGCACGCCAGTCATATCCTGCCGTATCGTGGCATGGGCAGCGGCATTCCCCGTGCCCTGGAAGCCTGGCCGCAGATCGACTTGGTGGATGATCCCGCGGGCAACCAGTTCAGCGCCGTGGTCTGGCGTGCAGAAGCGGAATGGTCGGTTGACACTGCCGCCCCGCAAGTTACGGGGAAGTTACCGGGGAAGTGAAACGGTTGTCGCTACCTGGGCGACTGGCATCAGCGGGAGAATAACCGGCCTTGCAGCCGATGCCGCGACCGCTGCGCATCTCTGGCGCGGCTGAGTATGCTCGTTCGGCAGTAGCAGAATTTATGTGAGAGGTGATTTATGAAGATTAAAGACCTGATTGAAGCGGCAGAGGCTCTCCCAGTGGAAGAGCGTGCGTTAGTAGTCGATTCGCTTCTGCGCAGTCTCAACCCTCCCCAATCCAGGATCGATGAAAAATGGGTTTCGGTAGCGCAGGAGCGATTGAAGGAGTTTCGTTCCGGTGATGTGGAGACCGTCCCCGGAGAAGAGGTGTTTGCGAAAATCTGGGGCGAGCAATCTCCATGAGCTTCCGCTTTCACCCTGAAGCTGAGCGCGAACTTCGTGAGGCTGTCGCCTACTATGAAGATATAGAGCCTGGCCTCGGATACGATCTTTCTGTGGAAGTGTATGCCGCAGTTCAGAGGGCTGTAATGTATCCAAAGGCTTGGCCAGTGCTTGACGGTGATATTCGGAGGGCCTTAGTACGGAGGTTTCCGTATGGAGTGCTTTACTCCGAGGAACAGGGAGTTCTCCTGATCATTGCCGTGATGAACCTTCATCGAGAGCCGGGCTACTGGAAGGGCCGATTTTGAATGTCGAACAAAGTCTTTTTGCCGACGCTCGTGCCTCGCGCGGCTGATTAGCAGCGTTTAGGCCAATAAGACAAGAAGTCGCGCACGATAGGAGATTGAATGGAAAACGGACAACTGAACTGGATCGCCAACTTCATCTGGAATATCGCCGACGATGTGTTGCGCGATGTTTATGTGCGGGGTAAGTACCGCGACGTGATCCTGCCCATGACGGTCATCCGCCGTCTTGACGCCTGCCTGGAGCCCACCAAGCAGGACGTCCTGAAGATGAGCGAGCAGCTGGACAAGGCGGGCGTGGCCAATAAGGTCGGCGCTCTATCAAGGGCTGCCGGTGCGGACGCCAACCACGCCTTCTACAACGATTCGCCCTTTACCCTCCGCGATCTCCAGTCACGGGGAAAAGCGCAGCAACTCAAGGCCGATTTCGAGACCTACCTCGACGGCTTCAGCCCGAATGTCCAGGAGATTCTGGAGAAGTTCAAGTTCCGCAACCAGATACCCACGCTGGTCGATGCCGACGCCCTCGGCCCGCTCATCGAGAAGTTCCTCAACCCGGATATCAACCTCTGCCCGCACCCGGTCCGCGACGTCGAGGGCAACGTCCGCCTGCCCGGCCTGGACAACCACGCCATGGGCACGATTTTCGAGGAACTGATCCGCCGCTTTAACGAGGAGAACAACGAGGAAGCGGGTGAGCACTTCACGCCCCGCGACGTCGTCAAGCTGATGGCCAACCTGATCTTCTGGCCCATCGCGGATGACATCCGGTCGGCCAC encodes:
- the istA gene encoding IS21 family transposase is translated as MIDYELYARIKHYHEQKGLTPAQIAKELQLDPRTVGKWLEAKQFHQRKSVTRPSKLDPFKDTIVRMLEEHPYTAVQVLRSIKEQGYTGGSSILKEYISKVRPKRSRAFLSLAFAPGECAQVDWGNHGSIQVGDSRRNLSFFVMVLCYSRMMYLEFTVSQSMEHFLACHQNAFDAFGAVPRKIMVDNLKCAVLKHPYGQKPVLNPKYLDFAKHWGFEISACGVRKPHEKGRVENAIGYVKKNLLAGLELPDYRAINHYARHWCRATANVRIHAQTGKKPVDMLEEEREHLLPLPVNTYDIGVLTQVRASSQFRITLESNRYSVPARYAGKRLTLKTYPDRLCIYDGNNLVARHVRSFDKKRDIEDPDHVQEFIVQRRAARDQQLFSRFLALSPRAKDYFFELEKKHLNIKHHVQKIVALSEIYGSEAVSRAMDDAFTYSAFSCEYVANILEQRARTMPAPGALHLTRREDLLDIEVKDPDLSIYDKPKEKNP
- the istB gene encoding IS21-like element helper ATPase IstB, which translates into the protein MTNKHQSEVHRLEENLQLLKLTCIKEQYRPAADKAARQNWDHLGYLARLVQAEADARHDRSIQRRIRMARFPGIKTMENFDWTWPTKINRPAIQNLFRLGFMKDKANIIILGGVGLGKSHIATALGYSACLEKHSVLFATTIDVINTLSAAQAAHKLKTELKKYVSPELLILDELGYLPIDKQGADLLFQVISQRYEQKSTILTTNRAFKKWPEVFNNDSTLTSAMLDRLLHHAETILIEGKSYRMKDQVQEQ
- a CDS encoding transposase, which translates into the protein MFEAKKRYGLQVLNYTVTSNHIHLLVHGHEDKDAIPRSLQLIAGRTGQEYNQRKKRKGAFWEDRYHATAVDVDEHLVRCLVYIDLNMVRSRVVKHPNEWSHGGYPEIVEPQQRYRIINRDLLQKLLDIDDGLSGIYSGWVQTALDERTPRQADWTEGVAVGCKDFVEKVKEMLCGRACGRRVHEVGKSGMYALKEPVSAYNDVFEGKMGLLSSENRLFWDIYPDI
- a CDS encoding helix-turn-helix domain-containing protein; this translates as MDDLDKYIEKRKKKSPSFGENFDKGYEQFKIGVLLKQARLEAGLTQEQVASILNTKKSAISRIENHAEDIRLSTLVNYAQAVGKNLHLKVA
- a CDS encoding type II toxin-antitoxin system RelE/ParE family toxin — protein: MIILTNSFQKKSQKTPKKEIELAEKRKKEYFSRRGKANG
- a CDS encoding type II toxin-antitoxin system RelE/ParE family toxin — encoded protein: MKSIEFYRSVSGNCPVEDHLDNLTDAQVMKVTWVLKLIQEIDRVPSKYFKKLVNTDDIWEVRIDVGKNTFRLLGFFFGNELIIDNFDKLIPKEKPKNA
- a CDS encoding polysaccharide deacetylase family protein — protein: MTNLSRLIFCIIICLAVLLLTALPAWTEEMPEDVLDGFKRAHPDMAPEVSPEIEQKSPEVLKRIESDLSKVALTFDACSTWQKTGYDPDVIKILKKTETPATLFLGGLWMLNYSQETEALHDNNLFELGNHSYSHPDLTRHDPSVIRQELGYTQLIARKLTGEMPRLFRPPYVKKNNDVVDIAGELGMLTVQYDIASGDADENASPKEIADYVIDSVRPGSIVILHMNNPDLPTAEALPRIIAGLELRGLKPVTVSELKKQQ
- a CDS encoding type II toxin-antitoxin system RelE/ParE family toxin codes for the protein MIRSFKDQGTEDIFDGKNSKAARKLCPQHLWILAARKLEQVDSATNLDDLKVPPGNRLEALSGDRYGQYSIRINDQYRVCFKWDNGNADNVEIVDYH
- a CDS encoding HigA family addiction module antitoxin; its protein translation is MIRIPKYREPTHPGQMLMEDFLAPLSITQRDLSKAIHVPYQRINEIVNGRRGITPSTALRLAKFFDMSEDFWMNMQLRWDLYRAKKSEERELRMIKPYTSSEHTAHM
- the tnpA gene encoding IS66 family insertion sequence element accessory protein TnpA — its product is MQTKSQKYTPEERAGFWSAHINKWRQGSLTKAEYCRRAELSKHAFYYWCKKLGHTYSRKTLEENAVVPVPLKVVQEKTHTPLRLMVNSYQVDIPGDFQQEVLAKLVRTLEEIT
- the tnpB gene encoding IS66 family insertion sequence element accessory protein TnpB (TnpB, as the term is used for proteins encoded by IS66 family insertion elements, is considered an accessory protein, since TnpC, encoded by a neighboring gene, is a DDE family transposase.) — encoded protein: MIAVSQARVYLVTGHTDMRKAIDGLSIMVQAQLEHDPFSGHLFVFCNRQRTIIKILYWDTSGFCLWQKRLEKQSFKWPASKQEVMELDARQLVWLLDGLDPVQVRGHKELKFSTLF
- the tnpC gene encoding IS66 family transposase, which gives rise to MDINNLPDDKDALKDIVADYHQQLIYLQEKLNFLQKAIYGSKSDKKPKCGSKETWPMMPGLVEMETEVETPQEKTITIPEHSRKKRGRKPIPKDLPRKDIIHDLSGEEKICPCGVELSPIGQEVSEKLDYIPARLIVNRYIRLKYACKNCEGAEDDQGAVKIAPMPEQLIPQGIVTPGLMAHIITAKFVDGLPFYRQCKQLLRLGIDISRSTMVSWAMHAARVCEPFLDLFKKEIMLGFQVGIDETPVQVLDEPGRSNTSKSYMWVFLGGHPENPTVLYDYHPTRSGLALDFLQDYQGYIQSDGYAVYNDLGDKPGIFHVGCLAHVRRKFMDVVKLSKKQKHKGGTAQEILNLIAKLYILEQSFETRKLKPDRIQEERQEKSIPILNQIKTLLDERSKTTPDKSKLGTAINYALNQWDRVVRYTLDGRLRPDNNLVENAIRPFALGRKNWLFAGHPNGAKAGAMYFSLVETAKKNGLEPYAYLRHLFENLPLAKTEQDLKALMPQYIDPEVLPSPTAC